A window of the Brassica napus cultivar Da-Ae chromosome A2, Da-Ae, whole genome shotgun sequence genome harbors these coding sequences:
- the LOC106402272 gene encoding transcription factor ICE1, whose protein sequence is MVLDGNGGAVWLGGGGGGESVHGEEDGAAHFKPMLEEGDWFSNQPQELQSHHQDFRFLGGFAFNPNDNLLLDSSSSQAFGLDMSHQPSFLAAADNKSCLLNVPSSANPFDNAFEFGSDSGFLGHIQAPMGFGSLMQLSSVPELCGGGGGGGGLTPLESEGFGSLASGGFVGSRAKVLKPLEVLASSGAQPTLFQKRAAMRQSSGRRKLSDDGEVDETGVDVSGLNYESDELNESGKAAESVQNGGGGRGKKKGMPAKNLMAERRRRKKLNDRLYMLRSVVPKISKMDRASILGDAIDYLKELLQRINDLHNELESTPNGSLPLASSSFHPLTPTPQTLSSRVKEELCPSSLPSPKGQQARVEVRLREGRAVNIHMFCGRRPGLLLATMKALDNLGLDVQQAVISCFNGFALDVFRAEQCQEGQEILPDQIKAVLLDTAGYAGMI, encoded by the exons ATGGTTCTCGACGGAAACGGCGGCGCTGTATGGTTAggcggcggcggaggaggagaaAGCGTTCATGGGGAGGAGGACGGTGCTGCTCACTTCAAACCTATGCTTGAAGAAGGTGACTGGTTCAGTAACCAACCTCAAGAACTCCAGAGTCATCATCAAGATTTCAGATTCCTCGGTGGCTTCGCTTTCAATCCTAACGACAATCTTCTTCTTGATTCGTCTTCCTCTCAAGCTTTTGGCCTCGACATGTCTCATCAGCCTTCGTTCTTGGCCGCGGCTGACAACAAGTCTTGTCTCCTTAACGTTCCTTCCTCTGCAAACCCTTTTGATAATGCCTTTGAGTTCGGTTCTGATTCTGGTTTCCTCGGACATATCCAAGCTCCTATGGGGTTTGGTTCGTTAATGCAGTTGAGCTCCGTCCCTGAGTTgtgcggaggaggaggaggaggtggtgggcTTACTCCGTTGGAATCAGAAGGTTTCGGCAGTCTTGCGAGTGGCGGTTTTGTCGGGAGCAGAGCGAAGGTTCTGAAGCCTTTGGAGGTGTTAGCTTCGTCTGGTGCACAGCCTACTTTGTTCCAGAAACGTGCAGCCATGCGGCAGAGCTCAGGGAGGAGGAAGCTGAGCGATGATGGAGAGGTGGATGAGACTGGGGTTGACGTTTCAGGGTTGAACTATGAGTCTGATGAGCTGAACGAGAGCGGTAAAGCGGCTGAGAGTGTTCAGAACGGTGGAGGAggtagagggaagaagaaagggATGCCTGCAAAGAATCTGATGGCTGAGAGGAGAAGGAGGAAGAAGCTTAATGATAGACTCTATATGCTTAGATCAGTTGTCCCCAAGATCAGCAAA ATGGATAGAGCATCAATACTTGGAGATGCAATTGATTACCTCAAGGAGCTTTTACAAAGAATCAATGACCTTCACAACGAGCTTGAGTCAACTCCAAATGGATCTCTCCCTCTGGCTTCATCAAGCTTCCATCCATTAACGCCTACGCCGCAGACTCTTTCTTCCCGTGTCAAGGAAGAGTTGTGTCCCTCTTCTTTGCCAAGCCCTAAAGGCCAGCAAGCGAGA GTTGAGGTTAGATTAAGGGAAGGAAGAGCAGTGAACATTCACATGTTCTGTGGTCGTAGACCTGGACTTTTGCTGGCTACCATGAAAGCTTTGGATAATCTTGGATTGGATGTTCAGCAAGCTGTGATTAGTTGTTTCAATGGGTTTGCCTTGGATGTTTTCCGCGCTGAG CAATGCCAAGAAGGACAGGAGATATTGCCTGATCAAATCAAAGCAGTGCTTCTCGATACAGCGGGCTACGCTGGTATGATCTGA
- the LOC106424795 gene encoding short-chain dehydrogenase reductase ATA1-like, producing the protein MLRSITRNFKLIASNGSIPQLITSFLHYSTSSSRKLEGKVAVITGGASGLGKATAEEFVSQGAQVIIVDIDEEAGRMVATELGSAANFIRCDVTVEEQVAKAVKTVVARHGKLDVLLNSAGISCSISPPSIADLDMNIYDKVMRLNVRGTVLGIKHAARAMIPAGSGSILCLSSISGLMGGLGPHAYSISKFTIPGVVKTVAGELCKHGIRINCISPAGIPTPLTLRMFREVFMGHNIPEEQLVAIVNAGGDLKGEKCEERDVAKAALYLASDDAKFVTGHNLVVDGGFTCFKTLNLPFPEYSS; encoded by the exons ATGCTGAGGTCAATCACAAG AAACTTCAAACTCATTGCTTCAAATGGTTCGATCCCTCAGCTAATAACCTCTTTTCTCCACTATTCGACTTCTTCTTCAAG AAAGTTAGAAGGCAAAGTCGCGGTCATAACAGGCGGTGCAAGCGGCCTAGGGAAGGCCACGGCGGAGGAATTTGTAAGCCAGGGTGCTCAAGTCATTATTGTAGATATAGACGAGGAGGCTGGTCGTATGGTCGCGACCGAACTTGGCTCAGCCGCAAATTTCATAAGATGTGATGTCACTGTGGAGGAACAAGTCGCTAAGGCCGTGAAAACCGTCGTGGCTCGCCATGGGAAGCTCGACGTACTACTCAATAGCGCCGGAATATCAT GCTCCATATCACCACCAAGCATAGCGGACCTAGACATGAACATATACGACAAAGTGATGCGTCTCAACGTGCGAGGCACCGTCTTAGGGATAAAGCACGCGGCCCGAGCCATGATCCCCGCTGGCTCAGGCTCCATCCTTTGCCTCTCCAGCATAAGCGGCTTGATGGGCGGGTTAGGCCCACATGCATACTCAATCTCTAAATTCACAATACCAGGTGTGGTCAAGACGGTAGCTGGTGAGCTGTGCAAGCACGGCATAAGGATCAACTGTATATCACCTGCGGGCATTCCTACGCCTCTAACGCTGAGAATGTTTCGAGAAGTGTTTATGGGTCACAACATTCCGGAGGAACAACTTGTGGCCATTGTGAACGCGGGAGGAGATTTGAAGGGAGAGAAGTGTGAAGAGAGAGATGTGGCTAAAGCGGCTTTGTATTTGGCATCAGATGATGCTAAGTTTGTGACGGGGCATAACCTTGTTGTTGATGGTGGATTTACTTGTTTCAAGACTCTTAATCTTCCTTTCCCTGAATATTCAAGCTAA
- the LOC106402265 gene encoding LOW QUALITY PROTEIN: momilactone A synthase-like (The sequence of the model RefSeq protein was modified relative to this genomic sequence to represent the inferred CDS: substituted 2 bases at 2 genomic stop codons) yields the protein MLGSQKKQSSMAALLIRSIARTIKRPPATASAAYSTGGGRGCTCTSKKLEGKVALITGGASGLGKATAGEFIRHGARVVIVDSDEESGFKAAKELGVAAEFMVCDVTVEADIARAVETTVERHGKLDVMYNNAGIVGPMIPASISELDMKEFENVMRINVIGVVSGIKHAAKVMIPAGSGCILCTSSVAGIDINXSFGLFRAXHLFTIGRTHSKFTIPGMVKSAASELCEHGVRINCISPGTVATPLVLRYLRKVFPTATEEKLRETVKGMSELKGAECEEADVAKAALYLASDDGKYVTGHNLVVDGGMTAFKIAGFPFPFPSDS from the exons atgttaGGATCTCAAAAGAAGCAGTCATCCATGGCGGCCTTACTGATCAGATCCATCGCGAG AACCATTAAACGGCCACCAGCCACAGCATCAGCCGCTTACTCCACAGGTGGTGGTAGAGGTTGTACTTGTACGAG CAAGAAGCTAGAAGGCAAAGTAGCTCTCATAACCGGCGGTGCAAGCGGGCTTGGAAAAGCCACGGCGGGCGAGTTTATCCGACACGGTGCTCGAGTCGTGATCGTCGATTCAGATGAGGAGAGCGGTTTTAAAGCCGCTAAGGAGCTAGGGGTGGCGGCTGAGTTTATGGTCTGCGACGTCACGGTGGAGGCGGATATAGCCAGAGCCGTTGAAACGACGGTGGAGCGGCATGGAAAGCTTGACGTGATGTATAACAATGCCGGGATTGTCGGGCCTATGATTCCGGCGAGCATATCGGAGCTTGATATGAAGGAGTTCGAGAATGTGATGAGGATTAACGTTATTGGCGTTGTCTCCGGCATTAAACACGCCGCCAAAGTTATGATTCCCGCTGGATCGGGATGTATTTTATGCACTTCAAGCGTAGCAGGTATTGATATTAATTAAAGCTTTGGATTATTTCGAGCGTAGCATTTATTCACTATAGGTAGA ACCCACTCCAAATTCACAATCCCCGGGATGGTGAAATCGGCGGCGAGCGAGCTCTGCGAACACGGCGTGCGTATCAACTGTATCTCACCGGGTACGGTGGCGACGCCGCTCGTTCTCCGTTACCTCCGGAAAGTGTTCCCCACGGCGACGGAGGAAAAGCTCCGGGAAACAGTAAAAGGGATGAGTGAGTTAAAAGGAGCAGAGTGCGAAGAAGCTGACGTGGCTAAAGCTGCTCTGTATTTGGCATCCGACGACGGTAAATATGTTACAGGGCATAACTTAGTCGTTGATGGCGGCATGACTGCTTTCAAAATCGCtggttttccttttccttttccttctgATTCATGA
- the BNAA02G28270D gene encoding uncharacterized protein BNAA02G28270D: protein MGAQQSTQVGDDEEEEEEQTDGEEEEQEDDNSRSNPRELDNLLVKRVLEQEPEMLPCHASASPLSPQLSSLGTPRIGPSIKVWDPYNVLAPSPPPIFSRLASGDEDRAVTEVYLISHGECDLNLRPDLVGGRCHVAALTANGERQARALAVFFKSQGVRFTSVYSSPLDRARSMAVSVCQEMSFPEEHVQSSDALIEMSLGDWEGCNQSEIYNPETLSLIERCQPDFSAPSGESLRQVEFRMVQFLNGTVSGLAEKIRSDHSETHERYGTSTNWDLLHKHRPSLTRKKSGKSRLQVMTNHELEDGVSPRDDVNHNHIDMSDSSSSSLVSSCVGVFTHSLPIKCLLTGVLGCSPVMTHKMCVEDSSVTVLQHSWRNGWQIKRMNDTAHLRLL from the exons ATGGGAGCGCAACAATCTACACAAGTGGGagacgatgaagaagaagaagaggaacaaacagatggtgaagaagaagaacaagaagacgATAACAGCAGATCGAATCCAAGAGAGCTAGACAACCTCCTAGTGAAGAGAGTTCTCGAGCAAGAGCCAGAGATGCTACCTTGCCACGCTTCAGCCTCGCCGCTCTCTCCACAGCTATCATCTCTCGGAACTCCACGGATCGGCCCTTCCATCAAAGTCTGGGATCCTTACAACGTCCTCgctccttctcctcctcctatCTTCTCCCGACTCGCCTCCGGAGACGAAGATCGTGCTGTTACCGAGGTTTATCTCATCAGCCACGGTGAGTGCGATCTCAATCTTAGGCCTGATCTTGTCGGAGGGAGATGCCACGTCGCTGCCCTCACCGCTAATGGTGAACGCCAAGCTAGGGCTCTTGCTGTGTTCTTTAAATCACAGGGTGTTCGGTTTACTTCGGTTTACTCCTCGCCTTTGGATCGAGCTAGATCCATGGCTGTTTCGGTTTGCCAG GAAATGAGTTTTCCAGAGGAGCACGTACAATCCTCAGACGCACTTATAGAGATGAGTCTAGGAGATTGGGAAGGTTGCAATCAATCAGAGATTTACAATCCTGAAACTCTGAGCTTGATCGAAAGATGTCAGCCTGATTTCTCAGCTCCTTCCGGAGAATCACTCAGACAAGTGGAGTTCCGCATGGTTCAGTTTCTAAACGGGACAGTCTCAGGACTTGCAGAGAAGATCAGGTCAGATCACAGTGAAACACATGAGCGTTATGGTACGTCGACCAACTGGGACTTGCTTCACAAGCATCGTCCAAGTCTTACAAGGAAGAAATCAGGCAAAAGCAGGCTTCAGGTGATGACCAATCACGAGCTTGAGGATGGAGTATCCCCAAGGGATGATGTTAATCATAACCACATTGATATGagtgattcttcttcttcttccttggtATCGAGTTGCGTTGGGGTTTTCACGCATTCGTTGCCTATAAAGTGTCTTCTGACCGGAGTCCTCGGGTGCAGTCCGGTAATGACTCATAAGATGTGTGTGGAGGACTCTTCCGTGACTGTGTTgcagcattcttggagaaatggGTGGCAGATCAAACGAATGAATGATACTGCTCATCTTAGATTGTtgtag